A genomic region of Desulfosarcina ovata subsp. ovata contains the following coding sequences:
- a CDS encoding crossover junction endodeoxyribonuclease RuvC codes for MIKVIGIDPGLADTGIGIVQGRGLTVNSYAYGSISTAKTEIMACRLESIYNRIRQVLDEETPDLMVVEDVFSLEKFPKSGIVLGKVCGVILLAGTQSGVELAEVPVRQAKQILTGNGNASKAQLERAVRHTLGMAAPIRPFHASDALGLALIGLFRHHAR; via the coding sequence ATGATCAAGGTGATCGGCATTGATCCGGGACTGGCCGATACGGGCATCGGTATTGTGCAGGGTCGCGGTCTGACGGTCAACAGTTATGCCTACGGGAGTATTTCGACTGCCAAAACAGAGATCATGGCCTGCCGTCTGGAGTCGATCTACAACCGGATTCGTCAGGTGTTGGATGAGGAAACACCTGATCTCATGGTGGTCGAGGATGTCTTTTCCCTTGAAAAATTTCCCAAGTCGGGCATAGTTCTGGGCAAAGTGTGCGGGGTCATTTTGCTGGCCGGAACTCAGTCCGGGGTTGAACTCGCCGAAGTGCCGGTGCGTCAGGCCAAGCAGATCCTCACGGGAAACGGAAATGCTTCCAAAGCGCAGTTGGAACGGGCCGTTCGGCATACCTTGGGCATGGCTGCCCCCATTCGACCGTTTCATGCATCGGACGCGCTGGGACTGGCGTTGATCGGGCTGTTCCGGCACCATGCACGATAA